A window of Rhizoctonia solani chromosome 5, complete sequence genomic DNA:
ACGCATAGACAGCAGGCGCGAGCAACACGAAGCTAGCGAGGAGCGCAACCACGTTCTTCATTGCGGAAAGAGGGGTCAGACTGGAGTAGAAGGGAAAATATGCACTTGGGAGACGAGAATAGTCGAGGAGAGCAGGATGTTGTTTAATGCTCAAGCTAGGTCGGTATTTATACGTATCCCTGAAGTCTTTTTACTCTTTTGTGTAGTTGATGCCCACTCAGCTTCGATACTCATGGAAAGTCTCTGAATCACCTGTCAGCAATGTGGGCTAGAAGGCCAACACAGAGATTTGCCAAGAGTTGTCAAAGACTCAACACGTGTATAATTAATATGCCTCCTGTCCGGGCGTAGCGGATGATTCGTTTAGTATTTCTTCCGACCATGTATTAAATCAGATATAGTAGGCTAATTTGAGTTTTAATGCGTACGAGTTATAAGATCTAAAGAAAGGGGGTGAAATAGATATATGCTCTGTTTTGCTATCGGATACATTGACCTCTGAGGAATCAAAATGTTGTAACAGTCAAGTGCTCAGGCCGAACAGCAGCCCGGCAACTGTCCCACGACTAACCTGTCAACAAGTAGAACCTCTAAGCTTGTAAGACAATCAATAAATTACAGCATATAGGTGCCTCCATACGTCATAAACGGGCGTTCTGTCACCAACACAGCTCGTTTTTGACACATGACACGACAATGCGGATATAAGATTGACACTGAAGAAGTATGTCTTCTAATGAGTCAAATATACGTATGAAGGCCAGTGTCGAATCCAAAGGTGCGGATATTCTGGACAGAAAAACCCGCGTCCTGCATATGGGGTGCCGGCGGAATCCGCATACTATTTTGACGGAACCATATCCTTAGAACGCGTTCAATTAACTGAGGCTGTGACTGATTGATTCATTGGTACAGAATCTTAGGAAAACCCGGATGCAAAGCGGGAATCCTTCCTGAGGTTCCACTAATAATATGGGTTAAAAGATTGGTACCAATCTATCTACTAAAGCATGTTTATTCGTGAACGTATCGATCAGGTGCTCATGCTGGCTTCAAGGTCCAGTTGCGTATATTCCACCAAGTGAAGATGCCTCGATTTGGTCTCAGATCTTCTCTCCACTTCTAGAGATGAACTGTATCGGCAGCAGAGTACTATTCAGAAGTAGCTGCGCATGCGTCATAAAAGCTGACAGTCAACTAATTCAGCGCTTGTGTGTGACAAAGTAAGGGATATTTGGTTTGGACCTAATTGAGCGTCTACATGAGCCCAGCATAGCTTTGGTTGTCATTATCATAATAATGTGACTGTATCCTAACTATTTGCTCCAGCAACAGCCAATACACAAGAGATATTTCTGACCGTTAGCATTAAGGTTCGGCTTTCACTTGAAATACTTGGATTCTGTTATTGATATAAGTGTGTGATGTAGCTGATGGTGGACACAGAGTGCATACTCGACTGTAGATACCGGAGCAATTTTCATGTACCCCACACGTCCGGGATCCTCCAAACACACTACAGTCCGCATGGGCGTAGTGTAGGAAGAAGATATAAATCTATATAGAAAAATATATATTAACGTTTAGCTGATTACAAGAGGTAAAAGAGAGTGAGATAGAGAGCAAGAATCATGAGTCGTTAGGAGGCAGAACAGGCCCCCTTATATACCTGCGAATAAGCCGGTCGAGTCGCTTATAGGGGTGACGCGTacttactgcgcatatatcttATTGGTTAGTTCACACTGACTCGGTTACATGGAAAGTACTAGATTATTCTAGTATATACAAGGTATTTCTACACTTAGGAAACATCAATGGCCATGCAGGGGCATAATAGGAGAGTAGGATGAGAACATTGAATCGTTCCCAACGCGCCCAATGGGTTAAGCGGGGAAGCACTATTCTCGAGTCCTTTGCTTCAAAATTAATATTAAGAGAACTCAGGTATGGTGAGCGAAGAAATGTGTTATTAGGCTGGATGGTGGCTTCGTGCTCTACAAGCGCCATCGTGGGCGGAATCTTGTCCAGTACCAAATGAACAATTCCAGGCCGTGGACGACACGATGCACTATGGAATACTGCTACATCTTCAATGAATTAATAAAACAACACAATCAATGAGTGGCGGATTATAGCTTGATGATCGTCTCACCGAGAATTCTAGTGGAGGTTCTAAATATTGCGGTTTGCAAAATGATTTAACAGTGGTTGAGATTTCGGGCTCACGTGGGTGCACGCCTCGGGTCGATGTGTGGACCCTATGCCCAGTATTTTCGTGACAGCTCCGCCTTTTTTTGATGGCTTTGCATGATTGGATTTTTGGTCAGACTAAAATCAAAAGAGTGATGATGTATACTAATACAACCATAGTGGTAATCCCTTTTATCCTTGGCCGAAATTTATGGTCTATCCGATTGAATAAATGACTAATTGGAAAACTGCTGACTTTGGCCTCGATCTGGTCTTGGCGCGATTGGTGTCAGAGTAAGAGTAGGCTGTATCGGCAACAAAATTCGCATTTATGACGTTGGGGGCGCTCAGATGTTGTAACTTGTCGATCACTTGACAGAAGAAGTGTCAAGCTCTTGCCCCGGCTCAGATACTTGGCTGCTGGTATATTGGAACTCCCATGTACTTCGCAGCAAAATGGCGCATGCAAACAGCGCATTTTTACAAGCCTGTATGCGGTGAATCCCGAGGCAGCTCACTGTCTCTTTGAACTGTGTTTCCGACTCCGACAAACCCTGGGCCAGGGGGAACACTGATCAGCTCCGGATCCGGGCGGGGGGAGACTCGTTATGCCCGTAGTGATTGTTCAACCGTCCTTCTGCTGGTCTTCTGTGCCACTTCGCCGACAAGTGACGCAGAGGTAACTCATGAATATCGGAGCCGGAACGCAGATTGATTGTATGGGAGAGCGAGAGCGGATGAAGGGACGAAGATATAAATACTACCCCTGCTTGAGCTTTGAATGACATACTGTCCTCTCACTGAGCGTAGCCCCCTGCTTGTACTCTAGCTCTACCTTACTCTACACTATGAGGAACTTCTTTGCACTCTTCACTGGGTTTGTTCTGCTTATGCCGGCTATCATTGCGTCGCCTGTCTCATTCACTGGAGGCAAAGGCCCCGGAGATGGCAAGTGCGTTGCTGAAAGTCAAGTAAGTATCTAACTAAATCTAACTGATTTATCACTAACATCTTGGCAGCCGTGTGGCGGAAGCTCCGGCTTCTGTTGTGGTGGCCATGAATGCAGATCTGGAGGTCACGGCTCCTCTAGGTCTTTCAATTTTGACTACTGCTTCAAGATTCCAGCTGGCGGCGTCGGCAAGCCTGGCTATCCCAGCCATCCGGAGCATCCTGGGTACCCAAGCTATCCCAACAAACCCAAAAAACCCGAGTATCCTGAGCATCCTGAGCACCCCGGTCACCCTGGTAATCCCAGTTATCCAAGCCATCCCGAATATCCTAGCTATCCCGGAGACTCGAAGACCTCAAAAAATTGAGGTGAGCTATGGCCAGGTTCCATCCGTTAGAAAGCGTCATTACTTACCGAAGGTGACTTTATTCATAGTTCCTTGGGAACCACAAGAGTCGCAAATCAGTGCTTTGCAAGAACTCTCGGTGATTGAATGGGACTGGGCAGCAGTTCGAttataataatatatactATATGTAAACTATGATATGAACGTTGTTGGTGAATTATGAGAGTACCTGTAAGACGAAAGAATTGATGTGAGAATAGAAGCTCCGGACGGGGGAACCTTTTCTCCATGGCGGCTCACTTAAATATCCACAAGGTACCTGAAAACATAGCTACAGGGTGGCTTTGAGAGGATGAATGCATGATCTCTTAATCGATATGTCCCTGCCCTAAGGTATCCACCTGACCGGATCTATCAGCGCAAGTCGAAATAGATTAATACATACCTCATATGACTTCACCGTTCATTATATCAATAGATCATGTGTGTATTCTTGGAAAACTCCCCGAAATTGAAGATCTAGATCTAGACCTAAAAGTTCGAGGTCTGTCCAGTGTTGAATAATGCAATATATTGGACAAGAGGCCTGGCCATCGATCATACTTCTTAGCTCAATTATGCAAGTGTCAAAATCAACTAACTCTAGATATGACGTTTGGTTGATACAGCTAATATCTGAGGGGTCTTTAACTTCAGACGAACGCCTGCGGTAATAACCCAATTCTCGAATTTGGGGAGCCGGTATCATCACACTGCCAGTCGGTGCCCACCCCTAACGAGCATTTAACCTCACTGTTAATTCAGAACTACCCACAGGATAAGAATGGTACATTACATTGAAAAGCTCGTTGTGTGTGGTACAATAGTTTCAAAGTCGTGCCACTAGCCAAAACAGACTCAAAGGCAAACGCTAGGACTAGCGCTTGTCTAGCTCACGTTCGACACGACAAGCTCTTTAAGGGGGTGCTATATTCTATTGACCCTAATTCACTATCGGTTTTTTTACTACAGCTGTTGTTACTCAAAAGGAGCATCTACACAGAGGTAGAGAAGACAAGTGCATAAACACGGTGaaataaatgcgcctttGGGAGCTTGGCGCCAGATCATGGGGCCAATAGAGTCATTTGGAAAGGCAGAAAAATCAACCGCAAAATAATTGAGTTTGCTGCTATACATTCTGACCATCAGAGCGGTGGTCTATCGAGGCCCATCCATTCAAATAACCCACACTATTCCTCTATATTTCAATCTTTCAATAAATCGGTCTTTCCACCCAGCTCCTCCGTCAAAGCACCCCCAAGGCCTCCCTTTGCCCTCTCCTTATCTCGATCCCTAAACTCTTTGAGCGCTTCCCACGCTCGCCCGCTGGAAATGCTCTCCCTAGCCATTTTGACACCGGTTGGGTAATCTGGCGCAAGGCCCGCAACGACTAAAAGAGCCGAAGCATTCATTAAAACAAAGTCAAGAATTGCTCCAGGGTCCGAAGTTACGCCCTCTGCGGGGGCAGGGACAGACTCGGTCGGAGAGTGGGATGGCGTGTTGGGATTTAAGATATCAATAAGCATCTGAGCATTGGTGTCGGGAGATGCGCCTGCTACAGTGCTCAAGGGGTGAGTTTTGAGTTCAAAATGGGAGGGATGAAGGGTTGTCGTTGTTATGTCTCCGTTTTCGAGCGACCAAGCCTGCGTAATTCGTATTTACAAACCAAGCCGAGGGGGGCGATAAGAGATAGAAGACGTACCCAGGTCCCGCCAGCAATACTGATCTCGTCCAAACTTTCCATCCCGCATACTACTAACGCCCGCTCGACGCCCATTCCTCTTAAAGTCTCCGCAAAAACTGGGCCCAACTCGCGTGTGTAAACTCCCAATATCATGCGCTTTGGTGCTGCGGGGTTGATGAGGGGCCCCAGAACATTAAATACAGTTCGGAACGGGAGGGCCTTGCGGACTGGTGCGAGAGAGGTTAGGGCAGGGTGATGATGCGCCGCCAGAAGGAATGTGAATGGTTTATTTGGAAGAGGGGTGGGTTCTGGGGATGGAGGAGCGAGTGGGCATCCTAATGCAAGGAGGATATCTGCAGAGCCGGATGAAGATGTCGAGGCTTTATTACCGTGCTTTATATACCTGAAAGTTATTTTTAGCCCAAAGCATGAAACGAAGCTTCAAACCTTGACCACTCTGGCCCCTGCGCCAGCAGCAACGATAGCAGCTGTTGTCGAGACATTGAATGTATTATGGCCATCGCCGCCTGTACCGACGATATCGACCGCCGGTACATGTTCATCATCGAGTGGAACGTGTACAGCATAACTCCTCATAACTTCAGCCGCAGCCGCAAGGGTTTCTGGCAAATGCTCGATACGAGAAGATTTGAGAGCAGCAAGGAACGCTCCCGCCTGTGCTGGCAGGACGCAACCATGAGTAGCGAGATGGTGCATAGCGCTTTTGGTATCCTCTGGAGTAAACTTTCCAGGCGTATTGATGAGTTTGAGGAGCAACGGCTTGAATGAGTCAGAGGTCATTTTCGGGGGAGCTGCAGACGTATCCATCGAAATAGTCATCACAAGGGGAACGAAGTAACGAAGGGAGAAAGTTCAATCTTCAGAACCTAGTGCAGACAAGTTCTATAAAATGGGTGAGGGAGAGACAATAGGTGTTCAAGGCCAATTGTTGTAAGTTTCAGGTCGGGCTAAAAAGGCCAATTGTAAGACTGGCGCAGCCAAGTCATGATCTTCTCAAGATTCATGCGTTCGATCCGTGGTTCTGGCGCCTAAGAGGATCCGCGACACAGCCACAGATAACTTTCCCCTCCCACACCCTTCCATCCATTAGATCGTCGTTCCACTACCAGCATGCACGCCTCGCTCGTCCGACGCTCATTCGGGTCTATTATCCCACCCAAAATTGCGACTCCCAAAATTGTCGTAAGTATAAATTCGTAAATTAAGGGAAATTCGTACTTATGGCTCAATTGCGTTCGGGACGAATCGGGTAGTCGGGAGGCAGCGGCGCCAGCATGTCTTCCGTCGTCGATTTCTACTCTAAATTGCCAAAGGGCCCCGCTCCTCCCTCCGGAAACGGCATCAAGGCGCGCTACTTTGACGGCAAGAACGCATCTGGCAAGCCCTTTGTTGCGGCTATTGTCGGAATGTTCTTGCTTGGGTACACGATCGATTACAACAGTGCGTACTCTGGTCTTATGCAATTAACCGAGTGAATTAATCTTCATTTGATTCCCCTTCTAGTGCACTTGAGTGAGTATCCCTTGTATGCGATTAGGTTGATCTTCCTGATTCATTGGCATTTTTGCAGAGCACCACAAGAACAACCACCATTAAACGTGTTCTTGGAGTTGAGCCTGGGAGAATCAGGCCCATGTATCGCTATAACCCAACGGCGTGCTAAAATCATAATGTTCTCAACCCATGGGATCTGAGTGTGTGAGGGTATTTTGCCGAGTCAAGTGTGTCATAGGCCTGCCAAATGGTGAGTTTATTGAGGCCAACTAGGGTCGGAGTAGAGTTGCGCGGTTCGAGGCGTGCATGCAGCAAAACACTGCTGCGTCCACTCTGAATTATCAGCGCTGTTCCGCACCCTTTTCAATTATCCGGACTCCCTAGCGCGTCGCTCTGTTGGACGATAACGGGGATCGTACAGCCCTTATTCAAAGGTCATGAAAAGTCATCTTCGTGAAAGTACTATGGCGAGGTTCCTATTAGTAGATGTCGAATCAAGGCCATGGTTCAGGCGAAGTTCACCGATTTCTTGAGCACTACCCAACTCCTCTGACATCCCAACCTCCAACCAAGCCTACATGGCAGACGGTTACATATCAGGGATTTGGCATTGATCGCCATACCTGCTTGCTTACATTTTGTCCTAGGCTTTCTACTGCCCAGCGGTGATAAACAGATTTACACGCCCCCGTTTCTTCGAGTAACTGAGGACATTTGAAAAAAGTCGGACATAATCAAGACTAAATCCCACCGGCATTCAGTATGAGATAAGTGAGCATCCGTCCCGGCCCATTCTCTCTGTATTCGACTGTCCAAGGATCGATGAACGGCTTGCCACACGATATTTTTGCGGAAAATCATAATTCTCGCATGAGGTGAGGTATTGCATACCTGAGCATATATATAAACCGTAGCGTTACACATGTAGAGACTTGAAGATCATCGAATTTGGACTTGCCAACTGGGTGGGGGCGTATAGGGAGGATTGTATCCCCACAAGATACCCCCAACCAACATTCCTTGTCCAGTATGTACAGGGTATAACGTCGAGCCAACAAAACCATTCATAACAATGCTCTGGGTGTCTATATGCTTTGTGTGGATGTGGATTATAGTAATATGATGTTGTTCCAACAATTCTTCATTTCTCTCATATATCATTGATGGCAGGCACACATATGCTCTGCAGTATCGGAAGACGACTGGCAATTAGTGAGATGGAGAGATCCAGTCACTATGAGCGGCCACAAACGCCAATACGGCATGAGACTCACTCTGATTCAAGTTGACCCGCCCACATGGCATTATGCTCGTGCTTTTGATCGATATTACTAGCGCTCAGTAAAATATTATCCTTTGGAACTCGGTTAGAATGTGGTCCAAATCAAACCATATGATACCTACGAAAAGGCTTCCGCCACACCGGCACCGAATAATAAGCACGCGCCCCGTGTTCATGACCTTGCGCATCACTCCGGGCCTTACTCGAGTGAAGCATGGTTATGGCAAAAAGTAATGTAATAAAGTAGAATATCAAGACAAACGCAAAAACATTTTAGGATACTGTATCACATGGTAGTCCAATTCACCCTCGACATCTATCCTCAACTCACAAGTCAATACATGACCACTGATCGACCACATCAACAGCCCTCACCAAACTTTCAGACTACAAAGCATCGACCC
This region includes:
- a CDS encoding anthranilate phosphoribosyltransferase, yielding MDTSAAPPKMTSDSFKPLLLKLINTPGKFTPEDTKSAMHHLATHGCVLPAQAGAFLAALKSSRIEHLPETLAAAAEVMRSYAVHVPLDDEHVPAVDIVGTGGDGHNTFNVSTTAAIVAAGAGARVVKHGNKASTSSSGSADILLALGCPLAPPSPEPTPLPNKPFTFLLAAHHHPALTSLAPVRKALPFRTVFNVLGPLINPAAPKRMILGVYTRELGPVFAETLRGMGVERALVVCGMESLDEISIAGGTWAWSLENGDITTTTLHPSHFELKTHPLSTVAGASPDTNAQMLIDILNPNTPSHSPTESVPAPAEGVTSDPGAILDFVLMNASALLVVAGLAPDYPTGVKMARESISSGRAWEALKEFRDRDKERAKGGLGGALTEELGGKTDLLKD
- a CDS encoding ATP synthase subunit f, mitochondrial, whose translation is MHASLVRRSFGSIIPPKIATPKIVSGGSGASMSSVVDFYSKLPKGPAPPSGNGIKARYFDGKNASGKPFVAAIVGMFLLGYTIDYNSAYSGLMQLTE